One genomic window of Camelina sativa cultivar DH55 chromosome 5, Cs, whole genome shotgun sequence includes the following:
- the LOC104788605 gene encoding beta-glucosidase 8-like isoform X1 — MKPISLFMSFLVAIVLATSYNIDAFTRNDFPEDFLFGAATSAYQWEGAADEEGRSPSVWDTTSHCYNESIGGDIACDGYNKYKEDVKLMADMGLEAFRFSISWSRLIPNGRGLINPKGLLFYKNLIKELRSHGIEPHVTLYHYDLPQSLEDEYGGWINRKIIEDFTAFADVCFREFGEDVKLWTTINEATIFAIAFYGQGRRFGHCTPPTNCSAGSSCMETYIAGHNILLAHASVSNLYKLKYKSKQRGSIGLSMFALGLSPYTNSKEDETATQRAKAFLFGWMLKPLVFGDYPDEMKRTLGSRLPVFSEEESEKVKGSADFIGIVHYITVYVTNRPSPSIFPSNTNEAFFADIGAYIISAGTSSPFDATPWGLEDVLEYLKQSYNNPPIYILENGRAMKHDSMLQDTPRVEYIQAYIGAVLNAIKNGSDTRGYFVWSMLDLYEIDGGYKLSYGMYYVNFSEPGLERSPKLSASWYTGFLNGTIDVASQDITTQLQSNFSGSSSL, encoded by the exons TGGGAAGGAGCTGCTGATGAAGAGGGAAGAAGTCCTAGCGTCTGGGATACAACCTCCCACTGTT ATAATGAAAGTATTGGAGGAGATATAGCATGTGATGGGTATAACAAATACaag GAAGATGTTAAGCTGATGGCAGATATGGGCTTAGAAGCATTCAGATTCTCTATCTCCTGGTCAAGACTTATACCTA ATGGAAGAGGACTCATTAACCCAAAAGGTCTATTGTTTTACAAGAATCTCATCAAAGAACTGCGAAGCCatg GAATCGAACCACACGTTACACTTTACCACTATGATCTTCCTCAGTCTCTTGAAGATGAGTACGGAGGATGGATCAACCGCAAAATCAT AGAAGACTTCACTGCTTTTGCAGATGTTTGCTTCAGAGAGTTTGGGGAGGATGTGAAGCTATGGACTACAATCAACGAAGCTACAATATTCGCCATTGCTTTTTATGGCCAAGGAAGAAGGTTTGGACATTGTACTCCTCCTACCAATTGCTCTGCCGGAAGTTCTTGTATGGAGACATATATTGCAGGCCATAACATTTTGCTAGCTCATGCCTCCGTTTCCAATTTGTATAAACTCAAGTACAAG AGTAAACAAAGAGGATCCATAGGACTTAGTATGTTTGCTTTGGGGTTATCTCCTTATACAAACTCCAAGGAAGATGAAACCGCAACTCAAAGAGCCAAAGCTTTCCTCTTTGGCTG gATGTTGAAGCCTTTGGTATTTGGGGACTATCCTGATGAaatgaagagaaccttgggGTCGAGATTACCGGTTTTCTCAGAGGAAGAGTCCGAGAAAGTGAAAGGATCAGCTGACTTTATTGGAATTGTTCACTACATAACAGTCTACGTCACAAACCGACCTTCACCTTCTATCTTTCCTAGTAACACTAACGAAGCCTTCTTTGCAGATATTGGCGCATATATTATCT CCGCTGGGACTTCTTCACCATTTGATGCCACTCCATGGGGTCTTGAAGATGTTCTTGAGTATCTAAAGCAGAGCTATAACAATCCTCCAATCTACATTCTTGAAAATG GTAGAGCCATGAAACACGATTCTATGCTACAAGACACACCAAGAGTTGAATACATTCAAGCTTACATTGGTGCTGTGCTCAACGCCATCAA AAATGGATCAGACACGAGAGGTTACTTCGTATGGTCAATGTTGGATTTGTATGAGATAGACGGTGGATACAAGCTGAGCTATGGAATGTACTATGTGAATTTTAGCGAACCTGGTCTCGAGAGGTCTCCAAAGCTCTCTGCTTCTTGGTACACTGGTTTTCTCAATGGTACGATTGATGTTGCTTCTCAAGATATTACTACTCAGTTGCAAAGCAACTTctctggttcttcttctctgtaa
- the LOC104788605 gene encoding beta-glucosidase 8-like isoform X2 codes for MADMGLEAFRFSISWSRLIPNGRGLINPKGLLFYKNLIKELRSHGIEPHVTLYHYDLPQSLEDEYGGWINRKIIEDFTAFADVCFREFGEDVKLWTTINEATIFAIAFYGQGRRFGHCTPPTNCSAGSSCMETYIAGHNILLAHASVSNLYKLKYKSKQRGSIGLSMFALGLSPYTNSKEDETATQRAKAFLFGWMLKPLVFGDYPDEMKRTLGSRLPVFSEEESEKVKGSADFIGIVHYITVYVTNRPSPSIFPSNTNEAFFADIGAYIISAGTSSPFDATPWGLEDVLEYLKQSYNNPPIYILENGRAMKHDSMLQDTPRVEYIQAYIGAVLNAIKNGSDTRGYFVWSMLDLYEIDGGYKLSYGMYYVNFSEPGLERSPKLSASWYTGFLNGTIDVASQDITTQLQSNFSGSSSL; via the exons ATGGCAGATATGGGCTTAGAAGCATTCAGATTCTCTATCTCCTGGTCAAGACTTATACCTA ATGGAAGAGGACTCATTAACCCAAAAGGTCTATTGTTTTACAAGAATCTCATCAAAGAACTGCGAAGCCatg GAATCGAACCACACGTTACACTTTACCACTATGATCTTCCTCAGTCTCTTGAAGATGAGTACGGAGGATGGATCAACCGCAAAATCAT AGAAGACTTCACTGCTTTTGCAGATGTTTGCTTCAGAGAGTTTGGGGAGGATGTGAAGCTATGGACTACAATCAACGAAGCTACAATATTCGCCATTGCTTTTTATGGCCAAGGAAGAAGGTTTGGACATTGTACTCCTCCTACCAATTGCTCTGCCGGAAGTTCTTGTATGGAGACATATATTGCAGGCCATAACATTTTGCTAGCTCATGCCTCCGTTTCCAATTTGTATAAACTCAAGTACAAG AGTAAACAAAGAGGATCCATAGGACTTAGTATGTTTGCTTTGGGGTTATCTCCTTATACAAACTCCAAGGAAGATGAAACCGCAACTCAAAGAGCCAAAGCTTTCCTCTTTGGCTG gATGTTGAAGCCTTTGGTATTTGGGGACTATCCTGATGAaatgaagagaaccttgggGTCGAGATTACCGGTTTTCTCAGAGGAAGAGTCCGAGAAAGTGAAAGGATCAGCTGACTTTATTGGAATTGTTCACTACATAACAGTCTACGTCACAAACCGACCTTCACCTTCTATCTTTCCTAGTAACACTAACGAAGCCTTCTTTGCAGATATTGGCGCATATATTATCT CCGCTGGGACTTCTTCACCATTTGATGCCACTCCATGGGGTCTTGAAGATGTTCTTGAGTATCTAAAGCAGAGCTATAACAATCCTCCAATCTACATTCTTGAAAATG GTAGAGCCATGAAACACGATTCTATGCTACAAGACACACCAAGAGTTGAATACATTCAAGCTTACATTGGTGCTGTGCTCAACGCCATCAA AAATGGATCAGACACGAGAGGTTACTTCGTATGGTCAATGTTGGATTTGTATGAGATAGACGGTGGATACAAGCTGAGCTATGGAATGTACTATGTGAATTTTAGCGAACCTGGTCTCGAGAGGTCTCCAAAGCTCTCTGCTTCTTGGTACACTGGTTTTCTCAATGGTACGATTGATGTTGCTTCTCAAGATATTACTACTCAGTTGCAAAGCAACTTctctggttcttcttctctgtaa
- the LOC104788608 gene encoding autophagy-related protein 18a-like, whose protein sequence is MATVSSSWPNPNNPNPDSTSSDSSTLPSHRDRGDDTESLDSFSSMTLNSSEDDPNLNSDPIPNPNHAVTLPISPPTPNLPVTPLPSVLHLSFNQDHACFAVGTDRGFRILNCDPFREIFRRDFDRGGGVAVVEMLFRCNILALVGGGPDPQYPPNKVMIWDDHQGRCIGELSFRSDVRSVRLRRDRIIVVLEQKIFVYNFSDLKLMHQIETIANPKGLCAVSQGIGSMVLVCPGLQKGQVRIEHYASKRTKFIMAHDSRIACFALTQDGHLLATASSKGTLVRVFNTVDGTLRQEVRRGADRAEIYSLAFSSNAEWLAVSSDKGTVHVFGLKVNSGAQVKETSRIASELTRSNSSPSSSLSLFKGVLPKYFSSEWSVAQFRLVEGTQYIAAFGHQKNTVVILGMDGSFYRCQFDPVNGGEMTQLEYHNCLKPPSVF, encoded by the exons ATGGcaaccgtctcctcctcctGGCCCAATCCAAACAACCCTAACCCCGATTCCACATCTTCCGATTCTTCTACTCTTCCATCTCACCGCGATCGTGGAGACGACACCGAGTCTCTCGATTCCTTCTCCTCCATGACCCTCAACTCCTCCGAAGACGACCCTAATCTCAACTCTGATCCGATTCCCAATCCTAACCACGCCGTTACTCTTCCTATTTCTCCCCCTACGCCTAATTTACCGGTGACTCCTCTTCCGTCCGTGCTTCACCTCTCTTTCAACCAAGACCATGCTTGTTTCGCCGTCGGCACCGATCGTGGCTTCCGGATCCTTAACTGCGATCCCTTTCGCGAGATTTTTCGCCGTGATTTCGATCGTGGCGGTGGTGTTGCCGTCGTTGAGATGCTTTTCAGATGCAATATCTTAGCACTCGTAGGTGGTGGTCCTGATCCTCAGTATCCTCCTAACAAGGTCATGATTTGGGATGATCACCAGGGACGATGTATCGGAGAGCTTTCTTTTAGGTCCGATGTTCGATCGGTCCGGCTTAGGAGGGATCGTATTATCGTCGTTCTGGAGCAGAAGATTTTTGTTTACAACTTCTCTGACCTTAAGCTGATGCATCAGATTGAGACTATTGCGAATCCTAAGGGCTTGTGTGCTGTCTCTCAGGGTATTGGTTCTATGGTTTTGGTTTGTCCTGGTTTGCAGAAAGGTCAAGTTCGGATTGAGCATTATGCTTCTAAACGCACCAAGTTCATCATGGCTCATGATTCGAGAATAGCTTGCTTTGCTCTTACTCAGGATGGACATTTGTTGGCTACAGCTAGCTCCAAGGGTACTTTGGTTCGTGTGTTCAATACCGTTGATGGTACCTTGCGGCAAGAG GTTAGGAGAGGTGCAGATAGAGCGGAGATCTATAGTTTGGCCTTCTCTTCAAATGCTGAGTGGTTAGCTGTCTCAAGTGACAAAGGAACTGTCCATGTTTTCGGTCTCAAAGTCAATTCTGGAGCTCAAGTGAAAGAGACATCACGTATTGCATCTGAACTTACTCGCTCTAATTCATCCCCATCTTCGTCTCTATCATTATTCAAAG GAGTGTTGCCAAAGTATTTCAGCTCGGAGTGGTCGGTGGCTCAGTTCCGGTTGGTTGAAGGGACTCAGTACATAGCCGCCTTTGGTCATCAGAAGAACACAGTTGTTATTCTTGGCATGGATGGGAG CTTCTATAGATGCCAGTTTGATCCAGTGAACGGCGGGGAAATGACTCAGCTTGAGTATCACAACTGCCTGAAACCGCCTTCTGTTTTCTAG
- the LOC104788609 gene encoding protein SRC2 homolog, producing METKSLEIKVMSTKGLKKVSKMDVFVAVKLSGDPNCSDHREQRTQVARNSGTSPKWSNDDFMKFPIDQTLAEANRLVITFKIKREQRGSGEKDIGEVHVPVKELLDHLGNDKTGQRYVTYQIGKSKGDISFTYLFTDQVAITSGGGFSRYLAPEPVRPAAATHQPVLNRPVLSQLLPSVGSFSSYDHVPCHSQSQPPFYFSPQAQPEILPPSFFPGLYQPHGYQMSYTPESPPTMYTSIFPGLSCPPQTQPGLYPPTSPYRY from the coding sequence ATGGAGACGAAATCTCTAGAGATAAAGGTGATGTCAACAAAAGGGCTTAAGAAAGTATCGAAGATGGATGTTTTCGTGGCCGTGAAGTTATCTGGCGATCCCAACTGCTCCGACCACCGTGAGCAGCGGACACAAGTGGCTAGAAACAGTGGAACAAGCCCCAAATGGAGCAATGATGATTTCATGAAATTCCCCATTGACCAAACCTTAGCTGAGGCTAACCGTCTTGTGATCACTTTCAAGATCAAGCGCGAGCAACGTGGAAGCGGAGAGAAAGACATCGGCGAGGTTCACGTTCCCGTGAAAGAGCTTTTGGATCATCTTGGAAACGATAAGACAGGTCAAAGATACGTCACATATCAAATCGGAAAATCCAAAGGCGATATTAGTTTCACTTATTTATTCACCGATCAGGTGGCGATTACTAGCGGTGGTGGCTTCTCACGATACTTAGCTCCCGAGCCGGTGCGTCCTGCTGCAGCGACACACCAGCCTGTTCTGAACAGACCCGTATTGAGTCAGTTGCTTCCAAGCGTGGGATCGTTTAGCAGCTACGATCATGTTCCTTGTCACTCTCAGTCTCAGCCACCGTTTTATTTTTCACCACAGGCTCAGCCGGAGATTCTTCCGCCGTCTTTCTTCCCCGGATTGTATCAGCCTCATGGATATCAGATGAGTTACACACCGGAAAGTCCACCGACAATGTATACTTCTATATTTCCTGGCTTATCATGTCCGCCGCAGACACAACCGGGACTATATCCACCGACGAGCCCTTACAGATATTAG
- the LOC104788610 gene encoding NADH dehydrogenase [ubiquinone] iron-sulfur protein 5-B-like, with amino-acid sequence MASGWGITGNKGRCYDFWMDFSECMSHCREPKDCTLLREDYLECLHHSKEFQRRNRIYKEEQRKLRAASRKGEETGDRTPTHH; translated from the exons ATGGCGTCGGGGTGGGGGATAACGGGAAACAAAGGGAGATGTTACGATTTCTGGATGGACTTCAGTGAGTGTATGTCTCATTGCAGAGAGCCCAAAGATTGTACTCTTCTTCGTGAAGACTACCTCGAGTGTCTTCACCATTCCAAAGAG TTCCAACGAAGAAACAGGATATACAAAGAGGAACAACGTAAACTAAGAGCAGCTTCAAGGAAAGGCGAAGAAACCGGGGATCGGACTCCTACTCATCACTAA